The Thermobifida halotolerans sequence GTCCGCCCCGGAATGGCGGTCGCTGCTGCTCGCCCTCGCCGACACGCTCCCCGAGGACGTGGTGGCCGACCCCGCCTGGCGCCGCGCCTTTCTGTCGGTCCCCCGGCACGTGTTCGTGCCCGGCTTCTACGGCGACCAGCGGCCCCGGCCACGCTGGATCGGCCCCGACGACCCGTCCTGGCTGCCGCGTGTCTACTCCGACGTCTCGCTGGTCACCCAGATCCGCCAACACCCCGACGACCCGCGCAACTGGTGGCCCACCTCCTCCAGCAGCCGCCCCTCCCTCATGCTGGCCATGCTCCACGCCCTCGACGTCGCCGACGGCATGCGGGTGCTGGAACTGGGCACCGGTACCGGCTACAACGCCGCACTGCTCACCGCCCGCCTCGGCGAGGCGGGCGTGGTCTCCGTCGACATCGACCCCGCCCTGGTGGAGGAGGCCCGCGACCGCCTGGCCCGCCTCGGCCTGCACCCGACGCTCGCCGTGGCCGACAGCACCGCAGGCCATCGTGCCGCCGCCCCCTACGACCGGGTGATCGCCACCCACTCGGTGGAGCGGGTGCCCTACGCCTGGGTGGAGCAGACCCGCCCTGGCGGCGTCATCCTCGTCGACATCCGGTCGGTCGGCAACGCCCGCGTGGGCCACATCGCCCGCCTGACCGTGCACGCCGACGGCACCGCCACCGGCGACTTCCGCGCGGTCGCCTCGGGGTCGTTCATGCCCGCCCGCCGCGAGGTCGCCGTCCCCGACCAGCGCCTGCTGCCCGCCCGCGACCTGCGCGACGCCACCACACGCGCCAGCGACCTCGGCGGCGGCGTCCTGGCCGACCCGGACCTGGCGTTCGCGCTGTGGGTGACCGTACCCGACCTCAGTATCGTCCCCACCGGCCCCCGGACACTCGTGTTCACCCCTGACGGCTCGTGGGCAAGCGCTCCCGCGGACCCCGGCAGGGTGCAGGTCGCCGGAGAGCGCGACCTGTGGCACGCGGTCGAGGAGGTCCACGCCGCCTGGCAGGCGGCGGGACGTCCCCGGGTGGAGGAGTACACCGTCACCGTGACCGAGCACGGGCAGCGCATCGAGGCGTGAGGTCAGGCCCCGGCCCGGATGCGGGTGTCGTAGTCGGAATGCGGTTCCAACCCGACGGCCGCGCGGCGCTCGTCCAGCCCCTCGGGGTCCTCCACCTCGTACAGTCGCACCTCGCCGTCGGGCAGACGCAGGTACTGGGTGCCGTAGCGCTGCGGCATCCCCTCGTGGCAGCGGACGCGGTCCTCCAGGTAGGCGAGTTCGGTGGCTTCGGCCTCCCCCGCGGCGACCGCCTCGCGCAGCAGGGGCAGGCAGCGCTGCTGCAGGTCGTGTGGGGCGTGCTGGACCAGCAGCCACGCGGCGTGCGCGCCGTCCTCACCCACCAGGCTGCGTCCCGGCCAGCCGTGCTCGCCGATGACATCGCGCAGCCACGCCGTGTTGTCCCTGTCGACCGGGGCGACGGCCCGCCGCCACTCCTCGGGGTCACGGCCGACCGGAACGGCCGTGCGCGCCTCGGTGTCCCGCCGCGCCCGCGCCAGCAGTTCCTCCCGCAGCCGTGCCCTCGGCTCAGTGGTGTGGTCGTGCATCATGTGTCCCTCCTGGAAAAGGCCCTGGGAGTGGTCACCTTGCCACGGAACCCGGCCTCACCCCTGCCGTTCCCGACGCCGCGAGTCGTGTTCCCGGGAGACGGCCCTGACGTCCGAGTGAAGTTCCGGGAAAGTCGGCGGTTCCGCGCGGTCCCCGCTCGGTGGCGTCGGTGGCACCGGCCGCTGCCGACGGCTGGACGCAAACACCGGGCCGGTCGCGGACCGGTCAGACGCCGAACCCACCCAGCCTGAGCGCGAACCAGCCCAGGGCCGCCAGGGGGACGGCGAGGAGCAGTGACAAAACCCTGCCGTACAGACCGCGACCGGCGAGAGCGGCGACCACCACGGCCAGGCAGATCTCGACGGGGGCCGTCTCCGGTAGCGGGTTGACGTCGCGAGTGACCCGTGTCGCGGCCTCACTCAGCAGCACGGCCACCGGAAACGCGGCGCGCCGCGCGCAGGTGACCGGCGAACCGAACACGCATCCGGCGAGCACGCCACCCACCAGCCAACCGCAGCCGCTGCCACAATCCCGTACGCTCCCCCTCCGGCGCCCGGATGCCGTCAGAGGAGGGCCGCGGGTGTCCCGCCCGGTACCGGAACTGCGCGGTTCCTCCCGCTCCTGCTGTCGGTCATGTGGACTTCGGACACGGTGGATTCCCGCGTCCGGCGGCACCCGGCGGGCGTGGACGGAACGGCTCGGCGCGTTCTTCGTGCCGCAGGCGATGATCCTGGGACCTGCGGGACCAGAACGCAGTTCACGGTCTGCTCCCGTCGAGACCATCGCGGGTGCGGTCAGATGCGGGAAGTGTCCAGTTGCTCCAGATAACGCTGGAACTTGACATTGTAGATTTCTGATCGGTCGGTGGGGCGCACCACCGGGTCCCGGTGCGGTCGGGGCCGGGCCATCTCCAGGGCGGCGGCGCGTGCCGCCAACTGGGCCGCGCCCAGGGCGGAGGCGCTGCGCAACCGCACCGGGTGCAGTTCCACGCCGAGCACGTCGGCGAGCAGGGCGCGCAGGCGCGGGTCGCGCGCTCCTCCCCCGGTCAGGCGGACGGTGGGCGGCAGGCCGTCGGGCAGCAGGGTGGCGGCGTGGCGCAGGGTGAAGGCCACGCCCTCCACGGCGGCGCGCAGGATCTCGGTGCGGCCGGTGGCCAGGCGCAACCCCGACAGCGCCCCGGACACCCCCAGGGCGGGGGTGCGCTCCCCCGTCAGGTGGGGCAGGAACACCACTCCCCCGCTGTCCGGCGCGCCTTCCACGGCGGCGTACAGCTCCTCCCAGGTGGCGCCCAGCAGGGCGCGCACCCAGTCCAGGGCCAGTCCGGCGTTCTGCACGGCGGCCATGCGGTACCAGCCCGCCTTCTCGGCGGTGCGGTAGACGTGTACGCCGGGAACCGGGGCGGGTTCGGCCGCGCCCGTGACGATCTGGGCGCCGCTGCCCACGGTGATCTGGACCTGTCCGGGGGCCAGACCGGCGGCCAGCAGCGCGGCGGGGGTGTCGCCCGCTCCCGCGGCCACCGGGATTCCGGAGGGCAGTCCCAGTTCGGCGGCCGCGTCCTCGCGCAGGCGGCCGGCCGCCTCGTCGGAGGCGACCACCGGCGGCAGCAGCCCCTCCGGGACGTCGGCGGCGCGCAGGGCCGCCCCGGACCAGGCATCGGCGGGCACGTCCCACAGCAGGGTCGCCGAGGCGTCGGAGGGGTCGGTGGCCGCGGCGCCGGTCAGACGCAGCCGCAGCCAGTCCTTGGGCAGCAGCGCCCAGCGCGCCCGGGCCAGGGCGGCGGGTTCGTGGCGGGCCGTCCAGGCCAGCAGCGGTCCCGTCATGCCGGGGACCAGCGGGTTGGCCAGGCGCTCCCGGTCGGTCTTTGCGAGCTCTTGCCAGCGGTCGAGTTCGGCCCCGGCCCGCTGGTCGGCCCACAGCAGTGCCGGCCGCACGGGCTCGGCGTCGTCACGGGCGAGCACGAGGCCGTGCATCTGCCCGTCGACGCCCACGGCGGTGATCGTGGGGTGGTCGGCGCGGCACAGCGCGGCGCGGACCGCGGCCACGGTCGCCGCCCACCAGGCGTCCGGGTCGGTCTCGGTCCGCCCCGGACGCGGGGAGCGGACCGGGCAGGCGGCGTCGGCCTCGCCCAGCACGGTCGCGTCCGCGCCCACCACCACGGCCTTGACGCCGCTGGTGCCCAGGTCCACGCCCAGCAGCGCGTCCCGTCCCATCTGTTCCTCCTCGTCGCGCGCGGGTCAGATCGCTCTGCGGTGCTGCAACCGGGTGAAGGCCAGCCATCCGGGCAGCACCGGAAGCCAGAAGGTCAGCAGCCGGAACAGCAGGACTCCCGACAGCGCGCCCGCGGCGGGCACCCCCGCCACGGCGGTCAGTCCGCCGATGAGGGCGGCCTCGACCGCGCCGAGGCCGCCCGGTGAGGGCGCGGCCGAGCCGATGGCGTTGCCCGCCAGGTAGACGACGCCGACGGCGGCCAGTGACGGGGCCACACCGAACGCCCTGAGGCTGGCGTACAGGCACAGCACCAGGCAGACGGTGAGCAGCAGCGTACCGCCGAGTCCCAGGAGCAGGCGGCGCGGCTGCTGGATGAGGTCCAGCAGTTGCGGCAGCACCCCGTGGAGGTGGGGGCGCAGCCGCCCGACGGCGGCCCGGCGCAGCCGCGGGATCGCCAGCACGGCCGCGACCAGCACCGACAGCACCCCCACCACGACCAGCAGGGTGAACGACGGGGAGAAGTCGCCGGGGTAGTCGGTGTTGGACAGGTAGGCGCTCAGCACCAGCAGGGGGACGAGGGTGACCACCCCGGCGAGTTGGGAGACGCCCACGGCGGAGACCGCCTGGGCGGTGGTGGCGCCCTCGCGGACGAGGTAGCGGGTGTTGATCGCGAGTGAGCCCACGCCCGCGGGGGTGGCGATGCGCACGAAGGAGGAGGCGTACTGGACCAGTACGGTGCGCCACAGCCGCAGCCGCACCGGGGAGAAGCCGAGCAGCGCGATGGCGGGGGCCAGCACGCACAGCAGCGACAGGGCGACGGCGGTGCCGGTCCAGGCGGGGTCGGGGTCGCTGATGGTGGTCCAGTCGACCCCGGCGAGCTGGTAGGCCAGGGCCAGGCCGACGACGGTGACCACGGCGACGGTGACCACGGTGCGCGGCGGCATCCGCTCCAGTTGCACCGGTTGGGCGGGCGCGTGGGGGGCGATGCGGGAGATCTCCTCGCGCACCTGTCCCAGCAGGCCGCGGTGGGCGCGTACGGCACGGCGCAGCGCCGGGGGCAGTCCGGCGCTCTGCAGGAACGGCAGGATGGCGGCGACGGTGTCGGTGTCGGTGTTGCGCACCGCCGAGGCCACGGCGCGGCGCGGCCCCACCCGCAGGGCCAGCGTGACCAGCAGGGCGGCGTTGTCGAGGGAGACGGCCCAGGTCCCGGCGGCGATGCTGCCGGTGGACAGCCCGACGAAGGCGGCGCGTCCGTCGGCGCGGCGGGTGACGACGTCGGGGCTGATCGCGCGGTGGGCGATGCGGTGGCGGTGCAGCAGGCGCAGTTGTGCCCAGACCTCGTCGAGGAACGCGTCGGTCAGTTCGGTGTCGGCCAGGTCGGTGAGCGGGCGGAGGCTGACGTGCTCGCGGACCAGGACGGCGGCCGCGGCTTCGAGATCACCGACGGCCAGCAGGCGGGGGGTGGCCGTGCCCGCGGCGGCGGCCGCGTACTCCAGCAGGGCGGTGTGCTCGATCCGGTCGCGCAGCCCCAGCAGCAGCGGCGGGGCCGCCGCGTTGCGCAGCACGATCTTCGACAGCAGCCGCTTCCACACCCCGCCCACCGGGTCGGAGTTGACCACCGTCACGTCCAGGCGCCGGCTGACGGTCTCGGCGACGAACCGCTGGTTGCCGTCGGAGTCCTCGCCGACGGGGTCCAGGCACAGCGGTTCCAGGCCCAGCCGGGTCAGTTCGCGGACGAGGCGCCCGGCGGCGGGGGGCGGAGTGCTCATCCCCACGACGTAGCTGACCAGGGAGGCGCAGACCGCGCCGACGAGCAGGGTCAGCACCAGGGAGAGCGCGGTGGTGTATCCGGACAGCAGCACCGAGGTGGCGGTGACCGCGACTCCCACCGCCATGGCGCCCATGACGCGGGGCAGGTGCACGGAACGGCTGGCGTGCAGGTAGGCGACGACGGCGGCGAGGTAGGCGTGCAGCGGGTTGCTGGCGACGCCACCGGTGGTGGAGACGCTCAGGATGTCGGGCATCGCGGGCCCGGTGAGGGCGACCAGGGCCGTGTTGAGGGCGACGGTGGCGCCGTAGCCGAGTCCGGCCGCGGCGAGTGAGCGCACCACGTGGCGGAGGTCGCGGCTGGCGAGGCGTTCGGCCACCGTGACGCCGCCCAGCAGCAGCACGGTGAGGTTGGCCAGGCCCGCGGCCAGGCCGAGCAGCGGCGGCGGCAGCAGGGAGCGCAGTTCGGGGGGATCGGCGCCGCCCGGCAGCTCGGTGACCGGAGACGGTTCGGCGGAGGCCGCGACGACCAGGAGCGCGAGGGCCAGCAGCACGGCGCCCGCGAAGGTGAACAGCAGGTCGAACGGCCGTCGCGCGATTCCTCCGGCCGGGCCCGCCGCGGCTTTGGGTGTGGACTGCCCTGTTCTCACGTCCCCTACCCTGCCCCGACCGGCCGCGGATTGTCGCGCTGGGCGGCCTGATGCTCCAACATCCACGTCAGGTGCTGCTCCTTCGGTTCGGAAATCACCACGGTCGCGTCTTCTCCGGGGAGAGGTTCGCACGGTTTCCGCCGTGGGGTGGGACGGCGGAATCGTCCCATGCAACAGGACGGTAATCTCACCGGAAGCGCTGTTTGTGCCGCTGTTGCCGTCAAAGGAGAGACATGGTCACGTATGAGCAGGCGGTCGCGATCGCGGACGCGTGGCTCAACGGCTCCGCCTCGCCGGAGCGGCGTCGGGAGGTGCGGACCCACGAGTTCGACCTGGGCTGGGTCGTCTGGGCCGTTCCCGCCGGCGCCGCCGAACGCGATCGGGTGGCGCAACGGCGGCGTTCTCCCTCCGACACCGGGGACGCGTGCGGGGTGGTCGACCGGCGCACCGGAGAGTTGAGTACCTGGCCGTCGGTTCCGGTGGAGGAGGTCGTGCGGATGTACCGGGACAAGCACGCCTCCGACCTCTTCCCCTACGACCCGTCGCTGCCGCCGGTCGTCGGCCCCGGCAACTCGGTGGTGTTCACCTACCGCGACTCCGGGGGCGAGGAGTCCGCCATCACCCGTCTCTCCGGCCCCGGCATGCCGCCCCCGGAGATCCAGATCTGGACCGAGCTGCGGTGGATGGGGGTGCGGCCCGAGGCCGTCGTGGGCGTCCACTCCGACCTGTACCCCGCGGACCTGCCCGGCGGCTACCACGGTCGTTTCCTGCGCGACACCCTCGGCGGCGTCGAGGTGTCCTGCTCCCACGACTACGGGCCCACGCGCGCCGCCCGCGCCCGCGGCATGGCCGCGCTCGTCGACCGGACCGAGACGGTGCAGCGACTGACCGGGGCCGCACCGCGGCCGCGCCCCAACCGGGTGCCGTTTCCCCCAGGGGGGCCGGGGCGTCCGGTGACCGACGGAATGCTGCAGCGGACACTGTCGGAGGCGTTCTTGCAGGTGCGGCGCTACGGTGCCGACCTGCTGGCCGACAGCGGACTTCCGGAGACCGTCCGCACCACTCTGGGACGGGCCGGGCTGCCCGGGCTGGTCCCCTACTTCTTCGCCGCCGACTCCCCGAACCACCCGCCCGCCGGCGGGCTGTTCTGCGACGCCGCCACCCACCTGCGGGCGCGGGGAGTCGAGGTGCCCGGACCGGCGGCCGAGACCCTGGCCGAGTACGTGCGTATCGGCAGTGACGGGGGAGGCGCGGTCGCGGTGCGCCGCGGCGCGCCCGACACCGGGTCGGTGTGGGTGATCGACGTGCGCACCGGGGCGTCCCGCTACGTCAACCGGTCGGTGGCGGAGTTCTGCCGCTGTCTGGTGCTGCTGTCGCGGACGCTGCCGACCCTGCGCGGCCGGGACCCGTACGCGGCGGGCAGGGGCGTCGCCGAGTTCCAGGAGGCGCTCGCCGACATCGACGGCTCGGTGTTCGGCGACCCCGAGCACTGGTGGGCGGTGATCGTCGAGCAGATGTGGGACGGGCTGCTGTGAACCCCGGTCACCGGTCGGGGGGCGCGGCCTCGTGCCCGGGGGCGCCGCCTGAGCGGCGGCGCTCCTTCATCGCGGCCTCGTGGACGTGCCGGACCCCGCCGAGCAGGCGCTGGCGCACCGCGCGCTCCACCTGCCGGAAGTCGGCGTAGTAGCCGTCGTCGTACTCCTCCACCAACTGGTAGGTCCAGCGGCCGTCGATGACGTTGCGTCCGATGAGGCGGTGGGTGATCTCGTCGGCGGCGCCGTGGTGCCCGGCCTCGCGCAGCAGCCGCACCGCCTCGTCGAGGACGCCGTCGGCGTGGCCGGTCAACTGGTGCATCGAGTACAGGTGGCCGCGGGCGCGTTCGACCGTCTCCAGGGCCTCGGTGAGTTTGCCGACGCCCGCGGCGGTGGCGTCGTCGGCGTCCGGGGGACACCGGTCCGCGCCGCGGTGGGCCGGGGTGTGGTGGTCCATGACGGAGGCGCTTCCCTCCGCGCGGTGGGGTCATGCGTCGTCACCCGGTGCCGCCTCGCGGTCCGCACCGCGGGACCGGGTGATGTGGTGGACGGCCGCGGCGCGGGTAGCGGTGGGGGCGGTGTCGTCGACAACCGAGGAGCGGACCCATGCGGGTGCTGAGCGAGGAGGAGATCTCCACCGCGCTGGCGAGTCTGGCGCACTGGGAGCACCAGGCCGACGCGCTGGCCCGGTTGGCTCCCACCGACGATCCGGCCGGGATGCGTGCGGCGGTCGACAGCGTCTCGGGGGCCGAACGCGACCACGTGGCCACCCGGGCCGCCCCCAACGGGCTGGTGGTGCGGGTGGCCACCCCGGGAGCGGGGGTCACCGACACGGACGTGGAACTGGCCGCGCGCATCGAGCAGACCATCGAGATGGGCGGCTCCGACGCGCGGCCTCAACCCCCGGGCGGGCGCTGAGGCCGCCGCTGTCACCGGCCGCCGCTATGGTGGCGCCGTGGTCTTCTACACACCGTTTCCCGCGCCCGCCGACCTGTCCGGTGACGTGGTGCTGGGCTGGACCACGCGGCTCGGCGGCGGCACGCACCGGCTGGTGCCGGACGGGTGCGTGGACGTGCTGTGGCTCGACAACGGGTCGGTGCTGGTGTGCGGGCCGGAGACGACGGCGTGGACGTTCGCGCTGCCGTCGGGTACCGAGGCGGTGGGGGTGCGGTTCCGTCCGGGGCGGGCCGCCACCGCGCTGGGCCTGGACGTCCCGGAGGCGCGCGACCGCCGCGTCCTCCTGGAGGACGTG is a genomic window containing:
- a CDS encoding methyltransferase domain-containing protein, producing the protein MTLLSAPEWRSLLLALADTLPEDVVADPAWRRAFLSVPRHVFVPGFYGDQRPRPRWIGPDDPSWLPRVYSDVSLVTQIRQHPDDPRNWWPTSSSSRPSLMLAMLHALDVADGMRVLELGTGTGYNAALLTARLGEAGVVSVDIDPALVEEARDRLARLGLHPTLAVADSTAGHRAAAPYDRVIATHSVERVPYAWVEQTRPGGVILVDIRSVGNARVGHIARLTVHADGTATGDFRAVASGSFMPARREVAVPDQRLLPARDLRDATTRASDLGGGVLADPDLAFALWVTVPDLSIVPTGPRTLVFTPDGSWASAPADPGRVQVAGERDLWHAVEEVHAAWQAAGRPRVEEYTVTVTEHGQRIEA
- a CDS encoding DUF6624 domain-containing protein, yielding MMHDHTTEPRARLREELLARARRDTEARTAVPVGRDPEEWRRAVAPVDRDNTAWLRDVIGEHGWPGRSLVGEDGAHAAWLLVQHAPHDLQQRCLPLLREAVAAGEAEATELAYLEDRVRCHEGMPQRYGTQYLRLPDGEVRLYEVEDPEGLDERRAAVGLEPHSDYDTRIRAGA
- a CDS encoding FGGY family carbohydrate kinase, which produces MGRDALLGVDLGTSGVKAVVVGADATVLGEADAACPVRSPRPGRTETDPDAWWAATVAAVRAALCRADHPTITAVGVDGQMHGLVLARDDAEPVRPALLWADQRAGAELDRWQELAKTDRERLANPLVPGMTGPLLAWTARHEPAALARARWALLPKDWLRLRLTGAAATDPSDASATLLWDVPADAWSGAALRAADVPEGLLPPVVASDEAAGRLREDAAAELGLPSGIPVAAGAGDTPAALLAAGLAPGQVQITVGSGAQIVTGAAEPAPVPGVHVYRTAEKAGWYRMAAVQNAGLALDWVRALLGATWEELYAAVEGAPDSGGVVFLPHLTGERTPALGVSGALSGLRLATGRTEILRAAVEGVAFTLRHAATLLPDGLPPTVRLTGGGARDPRLRALLADVLGVELHPVRLRSASALGAAQLAARAAALEMARPRPHRDPVVRPTDRSEIYNVKFQRYLEQLDTSRI
- a CDS encoding lysylphosphatidylglycerol synthase transmembrane domain-containing protein; the encoded protein is MRTGQSTPKAAAGPAGGIARRPFDLLFTFAGAVLLALALLVVAASAEPSPVTELPGGADPPELRSLLPPPLLGLAAGLANLTVLLLGGVTVAERLASRDLRHVVRSLAAAGLGYGATVALNTALVALTGPAMPDILSVSTTGGVASNPLHAYLAAVVAYLHASRSVHLPRVMGAMAVGVAVTATSVLLSGYTTALSLVLTLLVGAVCASLVSYVVGMSTPPPAAGRLVRELTRLGLEPLCLDPVGEDSDGNQRFVAETVSRRLDVTVVNSDPVGGVWKRLLSKIVLRNAAAPPLLLGLRDRIEHTALLEYAAAAAGTATPRLLAVGDLEAAAAVLVREHVSLRPLTDLADTELTDAFLDEVWAQLRLLHRHRIAHRAISPDVVTRRADGRAAFVGLSTGSIAAGTWAVSLDNAALLVTLALRVGPRRAVASAVRNTDTDTVAAILPFLQSAGLPPALRRAVRAHRGLLGQVREEISRIAPHAPAQPVQLERMPPRTVVTVAVVTVVGLALAYQLAGVDWTTISDPDPAWTGTAVALSLLCVLAPAIALLGFSPVRLRLWRTVLVQYASSFVRIATPAGVGSLAINTRYLVREGATTAQAVSAVGVSQLAGVVTLVPLLVLSAYLSNTDYPGDFSPSFTLLVVVGVLSVLVAAVLAIPRLRRAAVGRLRPHLHGVLPQLLDLIQQPRRLLLGLGGTLLLTVCLVLCLYASLRAFGVAPSLAAVGVVYLAGNAIGSAAPSPGGLGAVEAALIGGLTAVAGVPAAGALSGVLLFRLLTFWLPVLPGWLAFTRLQHRRAI
- a CDS encoding SUKH-4 family immunity protein — encoded protein: MVTYEQAVAIADAWLNGSASPERRREVRTHEFDLGWVVWAVPAGAAERDRVAQRRRSPSDTGDACGVVDRRTGELSTWPSVPVEEVVRMYRDKHASDLFPYDPSLPPVVGPGNSVVFTYRDSGGEESAITRLSGPGMPPPEIQIWTELRWMGVRPEAVVGVHSDLYPADLPGGYHGRFLRDTLGGVEVSCSHDYGPTRAARARGMAALVDRTETVQRLTGAAPRPRPNRVPFPPGGPGRPVTDGMLQRTLSEAFLQVRRYGADLLADSGLPETVRTTLGRAGLPGLVPYFFAADSPNHPPAGGLFCDAATHLRARGVEVPGPAAETLAEYVRIGSDGGGAVAVRRGAPDTGSVWVIDVRTGASRYVNRSVAEFCRCLVLLSRTLPTLRGRDPYAAGRGVAEFQEALADIDGSVFGDPEHWWAVIVEQMWDGLL
- a CDS encoding 4a-hydroxytetrahydrobiopterin dehydratase, which translates into the protein MRVLSEEEISTALASLAHWEHQADALARLAPTDDPAGMRAAVDSVSGAERDHVATRAAPNGLVVRVATPGAGVTDTDVELAARIEQTIEMGGSDARPQPPGGR